The uncultured Pseudodesulfovibrio sp. genome includes a region encoding these proteins:
- the selB gene encoding selenocysteine-specific translation elongation factor gives MPVIMGTAGHIDHGKTTLIKALTGIDCDRLSEEKKRGITIELGFAFLDLGEDNRLGIVDVPGHEKFVKNMVAGAAGVDFVVLVIAADEGIMPQTREHLEICQLLGVTEGLVVLTKTDMVDADWLEMVEEEVGTYLEPTFLGGAPILPVSAHTGKGLEELKAALRKLVAEFKPKRRSDLFRLPVDRVFTMKGHGTVVTGTMISGSVSVGEDVTLYPGTTTSKVRGLQSHGNTVETAQAGRRTAVNLAGLEVDDVRRGDILARPGSLFPSELWDIELTVLESSRLPLKHRKEIHFHHGAREVLARIYLLDRDELAPGETAVCQARFTEPMAGVWGDRIVLRSFSPLRAFAGGRLIGPSGHRIKRFSEDVELLERLASDQAEEVAAAQLELAGPKGVDFAELLTMTNLETKGLEKTLGVLGGQQRAVLFDKETRRYAGGALADRLSSELLEFLAAYHQRESMKPGVQRGELASSWGRDLPPKLMHFLLERLLKKGDIVAEQEVVRLKDHKVSLASDQAKVRETILSAYTEGGAMPPNLKDVLDPLGMDAKQAGPVLRLLQDQGELTRIKDDMYYHTPALTGIRDAIVGFFADHDEMSAPDFKELTGLSRKYLIPVLEYFDKEKLTVRVGDVRRLRKRS, from the coding sequence ATGCCCGTCATCATGGGAACCGCCGGCCACATCGACCACGGCAAGACCACGCTCATCAAGGCCCTCACCGGTATCGACTGCGATCGGCTGTCCGAGGAAAAAAAGCGCGGCATCACCATCGAACTGGGGTTCGCCTTTCTGGACCTCGGCGAGGACAACCGCCTCGGTATCGTGGATGTCCCAGGCCATGAAAAATTTGTCAAAAACATGGTCGCGGGCGCCGCGGGCGTGGACTTCGTCGTTCTGGTCATCGCGGCCGACGAGGGCATCATGCCCCAGACCCGAGAGCATCTGGAAATCTGTCAGTTACTCGGCGTGACAGAAGGTTTGGTGGTCCTGACAAAGACCGATATGGTCGATGCGGATTGGCTGGAGATGGTCGAGGAAGAGGTGGGAACCTATCTGGAGCCGACCTTCCTCGGCGGCGCGCCCATCCTGCCCGTATCCGCCCACACCGGCAAAGGGCTGGAAGAACTCAAGGCGGCGCTGCGCAAGCTGGTGGCCGAGTTCAAGCCCAAACGGCGCTCGGATCTTTTTCGCCTGCCTGTGGACCGTGTTTTTACCATGAAGGGCCACGGCACAGTGGTCACAGGGACCATGATTTCAGGTTCCGTTTCCGTTGGCGAAGACGTGACCCTGTATCCCGGCACAACCACGTCCAAGGTGCGTGGCCTGCAATCACACGGCAATACCGTGGAAACGGCACAGGCCGGAAGGCGTACTGCCGTGAACCTGGCAGGGCTGGAAGTGGACGATGTCCGGCGGGGCGATATCCTGGCCCGGCCCGGGTCCCTGTTTCCGTCCGAGCTCTGGGACATCGAATTGACCGTGCTCGAATCCTCGCGTTTGCCGCTCAAGCATCGAAAGGAAATCCATTTCCACCACGGCGCGAGAGAAGTTTTGGCGCGCATCTATCTGCTCGACCGCGATGAACTCGCTCCCGGTGAGACCGCCGTATGTCAGGCCCGCTTCACCGAACCCATGGCCGGGGTCTGGGGCGACCGTATCGTCTTGCGCTCCTTTTCGCCTCTGCGCGCCTTTGCGGGGGGACGGCTCATCGGCCCCTCCGGGCATCGCATAAAGCGTTTCTCCGAGGACGTGGAGCTGCTCGAACGGCTGGCCTCGGATCAGGCCGAGGAAGTGGCCGCCGCCCAGTTGGAGTTAGCCGGTCCCAAGGGGGTTGATTTCGCCGAACTGCTGACCATGACCAACCTTGAGACCAAGGGACTGGAAAAGACCCTGGGCGTGCTCGGCGGGCAGCAGCGGGCCGTGCTCTTCGACAAGGAGACCCGTCGCTATGCGGGCGGGGCCTTGGCCGATCGCCTCTCCTCCGAACTCCTCGAATTCCTGGCGGCGTATCATCAAAGGGAATCCATGAAACCGGGCGTGCAGCGCGGAGAACTGGCCTCGTCCTGGGGACGGGATCTGCCGCCCAAGCTCATGCACTTTCTGTTGGAACGCCTACTCAAGAAGGGCGATATCGTGGCCGAGCAGGAGGTCGTCCGGCTCAAGGACCACAAGGTCTCCCTGGCCTCGGATCAGGCAAAGGTCCGCGAGACCATCCTGTCCGCCTATACCGAGGGCGGGGCCATGCCTCCCAACCTCAAGGATGTGCTCGATCCCCTTGGCATGGACGCCAAGCAGGCCGGTCCCGTGCTGAGGCTGTTGCAGGACCAGGGAGAGCTGACGCGCATCAAGGACGACATGTACTATCACACCCCGGCCCTCACCGGGATACGTGACGCGATTGTCGGTTTCTTCGCGGATCACGACGAGATGTCGGCCCCGGACTTCAAGGAGCTGACCGGACTGTCGCGCAAGTATCTCATTCCGGTGCTCGAGTATTTCGACAAGGAAAAACTGACAGTGCGCGTAGGAGACGTCCGTCGTCTGCGCAAACGGTCTTGA
- a CDS encoding FecR domain-containing protein translates to MLSATLLMFIPAAVLAAEKVLPVPVAIGETISLNGTVTAHGADKVVRKLKLNEPVFSKDVIVTGARSNVEILFRDRSVFSQGADSRTVLDDYLYTADPSASKMLLKLGAGTFRYVTGEIVKTNPEAFAIETPTTTIGIRGTEVFAEITPDGEEIGVLSMTPGHQVDVTAGEMSRTITRAGYSVTSVDGRLTDPAPTAPSTRARVMKAAPQSTQGETGAPGHSNLENRLEAFSLAIDKTKSGLGGLEDKPDYGALHNISLQNRAHDRAESGRDSSVSAGLGSDGGDADGGNGGGATGHP, encoded by the coding sequence TTGCTGTCGGCAACCCTCCTCATGTTCATCCCGGCGGCCGTCCTGGCTGCCGAGAAAGTTCTACCTGTGCCTGTCGCCATCGGCGAAACAATCTCCCTGAACGGAACCGTCACCGCACACGGTGCGGACAAAGTCGTACGGAAACTCAAGCTGAACGAGCCTGTGTTTTCTAAAGACGTCATTGTCACAGGGGCACGAAGCAACGTCGAGATCCTGTTCAGAGACCGCTCGGTGTTTTCCCAGGGCGCCGATTCCCGCACCGTGCTTGACGACTACCTCTACACGGCCGACCCGTCCGCTTCGAAGATGCTCCTCAAACTGGGCGCGGGAACCTTTCGCTACGTGACGGGCGAAATCGTCAAAACCAACCCCGAAGCCTTCGCCATCGAGACCCCGACAACCACCATCGGCATCCGGGGTACAGAGGTTTTTGCCGAAATCACCCCCGATGGCGAAGAGATCGGCGTACTCTCCATGACTCCCGGCCATCAGGTGGATGTAACCGCGGGCGAGATGTCCCGGACCATCACCCGTGCCGGCTATTCGGTCACATCCGTCGACGGACGTCTGACCGACCCCGCTCCCACGGCCCCCTCCACCCGCGCCAGGGTGATGAAAGCCGCACCTCAGTCCACCCAGGGCGAGACAGGTGCGCCGGGCCACTCCAACCTGGAAAACCGCCTTGAAGCCTTTTCCCTGGCCATCGACAAGACCAAGAGTGGACTTGGCGGCCTTGAGGACAAGCCCGACTATGGCGCTCTCCACAACATCTCGCTCCAGAACCGTGCCCACGACAGGGCGGAAAGCGGCCGAGACAGTTCCGTCAGCGCTGGGCTTGGCAGCGACGGCGGCGACGCGGACGGCGGTAATGGCGGCGGCGCTACAGGACATCCCTAA
- a CDS encoding tetratricopeptide repeat protein: MNSILKFAILPLLLLLLTGCVMGTMYERQGTSAYLEKDYATAKAKYEEAVASGNPQAMYHLAVMYAEGQGVEQDQCKAAELLEKAAALGQDDARLMLGLFNLYGDGVPRDVNKAAGLIKTAAENGNDTAMYYLANLYAAGLGVQKDVDKGLYWMLEARDAGFPVKDELLTRDGLAGLYE, translated from the coding sequence ATGAACTCCATTCTGAAATTCGCAATCCTCCCCCTCCTGTTGCTCCTACTGACCGGTTGCGTGATGGGCACCATGTACGAACGGCAAGGCACCAGCGCATACCTTGAAAAGGACTATGCCACTGCCAAGGCCAAGTACGAAGAAGCCGTAGCCAGCGGCAACCCCCAGGCCATGTACCACCTTGCCGTCATGTACGCCGAGGGCCAGGGCGTTGAGCAGGACCAATGCAAGGCCGCGGAACTGCTTGAAAAAGCAGCAGCCCTGGGACAGGACGACGCCCGCCTCATGCTCGGCCTGTTCAACCTGTACGGCGACGGCGTGCCGCGCGACGTGAACAAGGCTGCGGGACTGATCAAGACCGCCGCGGAGAACGGCAATGATACGGCCATGTACTACCTCGCCAACCTCTATGCCGCCGGTCTCGGGGTACAAAAGGATGTCGACAAGGGATTATACTGGATGCTGGAAGCCAGGGACGCAGGCTTTCCGGTCAAGGACGAATTGCTGACTCGTGACGGGCTCGCCGGTCTGTACGAATAA
- a CDS encoding FecR family protein encodes MRAAGSLLLLTFILTLICNFAPAAQAAQSPDDIPEDAIGTVVYMAGKVVAEHPGEDNRMLDLEKPVRAGDIIVTGSRSSVEIVFNDQSVFSQGADSRTTLDKFVYANDPSASKMLLNISVGTVRFVTGKIVEQNPDAFALTTPTATIGIRGTGIFARVSRQRETIGVLSMTPGHTVSVTSDRQTQIIDRPGLSVTVTPDGHISPPEPTDPDTQKEVVRAAPQTDQGERPALTSVTPGEINNRIDALKAAASRTKSELGGLQGRPNYSALHSLSLQRESMQSAESESNNMGGRLGAGLGGDSTAGQGADEGGGGGYATQE; translated from the coding sequence ATGCGCGCAGCCGGTTCCCTCCTACTCCTGACGTTCATCCTCACACTGATCTGCAATTTCGCACCTGCCGCCCAGGCAGCTCAATCACCGGACGACATTCCGGAAGACGCCATCGGCACCGTGGTCTACATGGCCGGAAAAGTCGTCGCCGAGCATCCCGGCGAAGACAACCGCATGCTCGACCTGGAAAAACCGGTTCGGGCCGGGGACATCATTGTGACGGGCTCACGAAGCAGCGTCGAGATCGTATTCAACGACCAATCGGTTTTCTCACAGGGAGCCGACTCCCGGACCACGCTCGACAAGTTCGTCTACGCGAACGATCCGTCAGCCTCGAAAATGCTGCTCAACATCTCGGTGGGTACGGTTAGGTTCGTCACCGGCAAGATCGTCGAACAGAATCCGGATGCATTTGCCCTGACCACGCCTACGGCCACCATCGGCATACGGGGTACCGGAATCTTTGCCAGAGTCTCCCGCCAGCGGGAAACAATCGGCGTCCTTTCCATGACCCCCGGCCATACGGTTTCGGTAACAAGCGACCGCCAGACCCAGATCATCGACCGGCCCGGTTTATCGGTGACCGTCACTCCCGATGGCCACATCTCTCCGCCTGAACCCACGGATCCCGACACCCAGAAGGAAGTGGTCCGAGCCGCTCCCCAGACCGATCAGGGAGAGCGTCCGGCCCTCACTTCGGTCACCCCCGGAGAAATCAACAACCGCATTGACGCGCTCAAGGCTGCGGCCAGCCGGACCAAATCGGAACTCGGCGGTCTCCAGGGGCGTCCGAACTACAGCGCACTGCACTCGCTCTCCCTGCAGCGGGAAAGCATGCAGTCCGCCGAATCCGAAAGCAACAACATGGGAGGCAGACTCGGAGCGGGCCTCGGCGGTGATAGTACTGCCGGACAGGGAGCCGATGAGGGCGGAGGGGGTGGTTATGCGACCCAGGAATAG
- the murA gene encoding UDP-N-acetylglucosamine 1-carboxyvinyltransferase has translation MDKLIIEGGVPLQGSIQVSGAKNAALPILMACLLAEGKVSLTNVPRLADINTSLKLLNILGCETTFEGNAATSLCTGLKPEAPYDLVKTMRASVLCLGPLLARLGEAKVALPGGCAIGARPVDLHLRGFERMGAEFEITEGYIKGFCKNGLKGANITLDFPTVGGTENILMAAALAEGETMIENAAREPEVVDLANFLNACGAKITGQGTSVLHVEGVSSLSGCEYRIMPDRIEAGTYMVAAAITGGELEILDCPFQDLDAVSYKLREMGVWLQEEDNYVLVRRANGLLENVDVTTLPHPGYPTDMQAQLMALMCFGKGIGTIEEKIFENRFMHVLELVRLGADIRLRGRTAMVKGVGSLKGAPVMASDLRASASLVLAGLAAQGTTTIERIYHLDRGYENIEAKLSGVGARIKRVSA, from the coding sequence ATGGATAAACTTATCATCGAAGGCGGGGTTCCGCTGCAGGGAAGCATTCAGGTCAGCGGCGCGAAAAACGCGGCCCTGCCTATACTCATGGCCTGTCTTCTGGCTGAAGGCAAAGTCTCTCTGACAAACGTTCCCCGTCTGGCCGACATAAACACCTCGCTCAAGCTGCTCAACATTCTTGGTTGTGAAACCACCTTCGAGGGCAATGCGGCTACCAGCCTGTGCACCGGCCTCAAGCCCGAGGCCCCTTATGATCTGGTCAAGACCATGCGCGCCTCGGTGCTCTGCCTCGGCCCGCTGCTGGCCCGGCTCGGCGAGGCCAAGGTGGCCCTGCCCGGCGGCTGCGCCATTGGCGCCCGCCCGGTAGACCTGCACCTGCGCGGCTTTGAGCGCATGGGCGCGGAGTTCGAGATCACCGAGGGCTACATCAAGGGATTCTGCAAGAACGGTCTCAAGGGTGCCAACATCACTTTGGACTTTCCCACCGTGGGTGGCACCGAGAACATTCTCATGGCTGCCGCTCTGGCCGAGGGGGAGACCATGATCGAGAACGCTGCCCGAGAGCCCGAGGTCGTGGACCTGGCCAACTTCCTCAACGCCTGCGGGGCCAAGATCACCGGTCAGGGCACCAGCGTCCTGCATGTGGAGGGCGTGTCTTCCCTGTCCGGCTGCGAATACCGCATAATGCCCGACCGCATCGAGGCCGGGACCTACATGGTCGCCGCGGCCATCACCGGCGGCGAGTTGGAAATTTTGGACTGCCCGTTTCAGGATCTGGATGCTGTCAGCTACAAACTGCGGGAAATGGGCGTCTGGCTTCAGGAAGAGGATAACTACGTCCTTGTCCGCCGGGCCAACGGTCTGCTTGAAAACGTGGACGTGACCACGCTTCCGCACCCCGGCTACCCCACGGACATGCAGGCCCAGCTCATGGCTCTGATGTGTTTCGGCAAAGGCATCGGCACCATTGAGGAAAAAATCTTCGAAAACCGTTTCATGCACGTCCTCGAACTGGTTCGGCTGGGCGCTGACATCCGCCTCAGGGGCCGCACTGCCATGGTCAAGGGGGTTGGCTCGCTCAAGGGCGCGCCGGTCATGGCCTCCGATCTTCGCGCCAGCGCCTCTCTGGTTCTGGCAGGGCTCGCCGCACAGGGTACCACCACCATCGAGCGCATCTACCACCTCGATCGCGGCTACGAAAATATTGAAGCCAAACTCTCCGGCGTCGGCGCCCGTATCAAACGCGTCAGCGCCTAG
- a CDS encoding lipid-binding SYLF domain-containing protein, with the protein MAIRATHIAVVLVLLALLAGCAATASKGGTTDSGTAQALVDEATGMVEKSLEKDKDGRVHRLISEAKGIMIIPAIGDVSFFFSIGHGNALIVARTDKGWTGPVFMSKSSVGWGLQAGVSKESGLLLIMDEDDVRYILEKGAVLSGKARAVALNAELDADQTPEFQESGNIYFVGERTGLYAGVALSTGGFSNRTRLNQAFSGVEGGSPETILFDKKLRPHGAERLLELLDRAGSEPRKNEKDGTEVPSN; encoded by the coding sequence ATGGCAATTCGAGCAACGCACATCGCGGTCGTTTTGGTGCTTCTGGCCCTGTTGGCCGGATGCGCTGCGACCGCTTCCAAGGGGGGTACCACGGATAGTGGAACCGCCCAGGCACTGGTGGATGAAGCCACCGGCATGGTTGAAAAATCCCTGGAAAAGGACAAGGACGGGCGTGTCCACCGGCTGATCAGCGAGGCTAAAGGCATCATGATCATTCCGGCCATCGGCGATGTCAGTTTCTTCTTTTCCATAGGCCACGGCAACGCTTTGATTGTCGCGCGTACGGACAAGGGATGGACCGGTCCGGTCTTCATGTCCAAGTCTTCCGTGGGCTGGGGGTTGCAGGCTGGCGTGTCCAAGGAATCCGGCCTGCTTCTGATCATGGACGAGGACGACGTCCGCTATATTCTGGAAAAGGGAGCCGTGCTGAGTGGCAAGGCCCGGGCCGTTGCGCTGAACGCCGAGTTGGATGCAGACCAGACTCCCGAGTTTCAGGAATCCGGCAATATCTATTTCGTGGGTGAACGGACCGGTCTGTATGCGGGCGTGGCCCTGAGCACTGGCGGATTCTCCAATCGCACCCGTCTGAATCAGGCCTTTTCCGGCGTGGAGGGTGGTTCGCCCGAAACCATACTTTTCGACAAGAAACTCCGGCCCCATGGCGCGGAACGGCTGTTGGAGCTTCTGGACAGGGCCGGTTCCGAACCCCGGAAAAACGAAAAGGACGGAACCGAAGTTCCGTCCAATTGA